In Salirhabdus salicampi, the sequence AATAAACCTGTTGTACTCGTCAAGTTCCAAGTAATAACCATTAAAATTAAGATTAGCATTTGATAAGAAAATAGAATCGTGACAAACGTTTTAATTGGATGAATAATAGATAACAATTTAAAAGAAGCATTATCTTCCCCCTCCCAAGGGCCGAGTCCGATAAAACCACCCAATAAATAAATGATAATAGTAGAGAGTGCTAGATTTAGGAATGGAACCGAAAGCTCGTAATTAGCCCCTTGCCCTGTATAGGAAGGATTAAAAAGGACTAATGTAACAAGTAAGAACACTAGATATAACAGGGAACTAAGGAATAGTGACATTCCTTTGTCTTTGGTTTTCATGGGTATGAAACGCTTGATTCCTTTAAAAAATATTGCGAGTAAGAGGAAAAGTAAAATCGTAACCGCTATAACAGGCAGGTGTATAGTAAATGTAGACATTACTGACCCTGCTTCCATATCTTCATGGACGACAGTACCTTGAAAGGTACCTCCATGCATAGCTACAAGCACATTCCAAAAGTTGATATTCAGTTCAGATGAGATACTTAGGGCAACTTCATCTTTTACTTGAAGAATGGCTGTTAAGAACCGATATGTAAAATCCTGAATGAGCAGTGACCTTTTAAAGACAAAAGAGATGGCAAAAGAAGTGAGTATAATAAATGCAAATATTACTGTTGTGTATAAAGAACTTTTCAATATTACGTTCTTCAAATAAGGCGAGTGTTTAGCTACATAGAATTTCACATCTACTAACTTCTCTTTTAATTGAGTAGTTTGTTGTGTACGTTTTGACTGAATAATACTAGGGTTATTGTTATCATTTTTTTTTATTTTGGTACCACAGTTTGTGCAAAAATTGCTCGTTTGATGTTTTGATTGACATTTGGAACATTGCATAACGATTAACCGCCGCCTCCCGAAAAAAAAGCCACCCTTATAGTGCATAGGTGGCTTTGTCAGTTTCTAATACTAAGTATGTAAACATTGTAATTGCTAGCCATGCGCTTAATAGTAGTATAGTTGTTAAAAAGAATCTAAGTACAAGGGCCTTTCCCAAATTGATTAGAGGCTCCGAGTCATTGATTGAACTCAATCAAAAGACTCAAATAAACGCGTCATATTACTCCCATAATTTCGTTAAGTCAGTACCACATTCACCGCAAAACTTTGCTTCATTAATAACCGGAGCTTGGCATTCTTCATTAGGACATATAAGATCATTATTTGGTGCTGTAGCAGCTACTTCTTCATTATTTGAGGTAGGTTCATCAAAATCTGAAAAGTTTGCACCACATGAAGAGCAAAACTTAATGTCGTTGATTACATACTCCCCACAGCTTTGGCATAGTTTTTTTCCATTTAATCTAGCAATTTCAAGTTCAGTCTCATTGATTTCATGTTGAAGTGTGTCTATCTGAAAAAATAAAGTTAATTCATTTTCAGAAAAGGTAACATTTGCTTCCTCTATATGTTTTTGATACGCAATTTTACCAATTTCAAAATACAATTCTTTAATTTCTTTCTCTTTACTGGAATTTTGCATTTTCAGGCGATTTATTTCTACAGTATCTTTAGTTTTTTTGCTAATATTTGTAGCGCCTTTTTTAAATGTATTCATAATACTCATTTGTTTTCCCCCTATAACTTTATACTTAAAAACACCCAACAAATAAAGAATGGTCAAAACCTATCTCGTTTGTGAGCACAAAGTTAATGGTCATAAAGACCAAGTTAATTGTACCTATCTTATAGTGTGAAAGCAATTAAAATTGAACTTTATGTAACATTTGGTGAATCTTAACATGACAGGAATGAATGCCTACTTGACAGCGATAAAAAGGATCATGCTTCAAATTAGAATAAATTGCTATCGTTAAGTGGATAGTCCACATG encodes:
- a CDS encoding zinc ribbon domain-containing protein: MSIMNTFKKGATNISKKTKDTVEINRLKMQNSSKEKEIKELYFEIGKIAYQKHIEEANVTFSENELTLFFQIDTLQHEINETELEIARLNGKKLCQSCGEYVINDIKFCSSCGANFSDFDEPTSNNEEVAATAPNNDLICPNEECQAPVINEAKFCGECGTDLTKLWE